One part of the Equus asinus isolate D_3611 breed Donkey chromosome 30, EquAss-T2T_v2, whole genome shotgun sequence genome encodes these proteins:
- the LOC139042547 gene encoding uncharacterized protein, producing MRTPILGAVAVIWACQPGESCLQEHAVDWDRPTVAFYRALNGDNYYIFQNSDTHMVPHCPQCCSPSVLRWVPLTGQRCSGAEDALVQGQEFSRFSLIAEGPEASIGRKVGRQEKVADHGVVVEERGEAPHLVGGGSVCLEGLDVLAVNHPGKGCVLSCRQQVLGVKRRTLAAGTLRSALEAAALRARASLRAPGLPAPRRPAGTGSGAAGTGSGAAGTGARGGGDGERAGGEEGPGRRGRERAGGERGGGDGERAGGEVGPGRRRAGRRHGSAIAPQLGQAQAPPAHPTREPAQDGGWQRQGRRWGDAGGGGAALGLQPSLPVPAPPSFPHSSPPSSPAPEFPRPPMLPRPLPGPRPPPPRPRPPPSLPAPSPVLHPRPRVPALPCSLAPSPVLVLPLSPPAPSPVLVPPPPPSPGDQAGCPRRQPPGFEGGAGRRNRGELARGWARLARCLRPPAALRQRPAPWGLVLEHNHRPTKTTGRHGRAAGRRTAVCCAEREPHVRVQDSWVV from the exons ATGCGCACGCCCATCCTCGGGGCTGTGGCAGTGATATGGGCGTGTCAGCCAGGAGAGAGTTGCTTGCAG GAACACGCAGTGGACTGGGATAGGCCCACAGTGGCCTTCTACAGGGCTTTAAATGGGGACAactattatatatttcaaaatagcgACACTCACATGGTTCCACA CTGCCCCCAGTGCTGCAGTCCCAGCGTCCTGCGCTGGGTCCCCCTGACAGGCCAAAGGTGCTCCGGCGCTGAAGATGCTCTGGTCCAGGGCCAAGAATTTAGCCGATTCTCCCTCATTGCCGAGGGGCCTGAGGCCTCAATCGGCAGGAAGGTGGGGAGGCAAGAGAAGGTGGCCGACCATGGGGTCGTGGTAGAAGAGCGA GGTGAGGCTCCTCACCTTGTGGGTGGGGGCAGTGTCTGCCTTGAAGGACTGGACGTCCTTGCTGTGAATCATCCAGGGAAGGGATGCGTCCTCTCATGCAGGCAGCAAGTTCTAGGAGTGAAGA GGCGCACCCTGGCGGCGGGGACCCTCCGCTCCGCACTGGAGGCCGCCGCGCTCCGCGCACGCGCGTCTCTGAGGGCCccgggcctcccggcaccgcggCGGCCGGCGGGGACGGGGAGCGGGGCGGCGGGGACGGGGAGCGGGGCGGCGGGGACGGGGGCCCGGGGCGGCGGGGACGGGGAGCGGGCCGGCGGGGAGGAGGGCCCGGGCCGGCGGGGACGGGAGCGGGCCGGCGGGGAGCGGGGCGGCGGGGACGGGGAGCGGGCTGGCGGGGAGGTGGGCCCCGGCCGGCGGAGAGCGGGGCGGCGTCACGGCTCCGCGATCGCGCCGCAGCTCGGCCAGGCGCAggcccctcctgcccaccccacccggGAACCCGCGCAAGATGGCGGGTGGCAGAGACAGGGACGGCGCTGGGGAGACGCCGGCGGAGGAGGGGCCGCCCTGGGCCTGCAGCCTTCCCTCCCCGTCCCCGCCCCTCCCTCGTTCCCCCATTCCTCCCCCCCCTCATCTCCCGCCCCCGAGTTCCCCCGCCCTCCCATGCTCCCTCGCCCCCTCCCCGGTCCTCGTCCTCCCCCTCCCCGTCCTCgtcctcccccttctctccccgccccctccccggtcCTCCACCCGCGCCCCCGAGTTCCCGCCCTCCCATGCTCTCTCGCCCCCTCCCCGGTCCTcgtcctccctctttctccccccgccccctccccggtcctggtgcccccgcccccgccctcccccGGAGACCAAGCCGGGTGCCCGCGCCGGCAGCCTCCGGGCTTTGAGGGGGGCGCTGGCCGCCGGAACCGGGGGGAGCTCGCCCGCGGGTGGGCTCGGCTTGCCCGCTGTCTCCGGCCTCCGGCCGCCCTCCGCCAGCGCCCGGCCCCCTGGGGTCTGGTCTTGGAACACAACCACAGGCCAACAAAGACGACAGGGCGACACGGGCGGGCGGCGGGCCGCAGGACCGCGGTTTGCTGCGCAGAGAGGGAACCACACGTGCGTGTGCAAGACTCTTGGGTCGTGTAA